A section of the Rhizobium sp. SSA_523 genome encodes:
- a CDS encoding flavin reductase, which translates to MARYAGHVQAVTTEWQGVRRGVTATAACSVSDDPPTVLACLNVANAKNAIFEKSGYFALNALAAHHQPLARALAGFEDLPTEERFSLGIWQRLVTGAPVLSDALVAFDCRLLEVKVMSTHMVLFGEVVGLHLGPKAEALMYLDRSFHAL; encoded by the coding sequence ATGGCGCGCTATGCGGGACATGTCCAGGCGGTGACGACGGAGTGGCAGGGGGTTCGGCGGGGCGTGACGGCGACGGCCGCCTGCTCGGTATCCGATGATCCGCCGACTGTGCTTGCCTGCCTGAATGTGGCCAATGCGAAGAATGCGATCTTCGAGAAGAGCGGCTATTTTGCGCTGAATGCCCTGGCGGCCCACCACCAGCCGCTGGCACGGGCGCTGGCCGGCTTCGAGGACCTTCCGACCGAGGAGCGGTTTTCGCTTGGCATCTGGCAAAGGCTGGTGACCGGCGCGCCGGTCCTGTCCGATGCGCTGGTGGCCTTCGACTGCCGCCTCCTGGAGGTCAAGGTCATGTCCACGCATATGGTGCTGTTCGGCGAGGTGGTGGGCCTGCATCTCGGCCCCAAGGCGGAAGCGCTGATGTATCTGGACCGGAGTTTTCACGCGCTGTAG
- a CDS encoding ABC transporter substrate-binding protein translates to MKSVPSIAAMLGLAALASGLPTAGAARAAVIGVVAPQQGPYAALGAQILAGARAAGNENAVVSINETCEEGQGRTVAEALAAAGATIAVGFLCVETVADALPVLKEKAIPAISVSVRSRILMEDAHRYQWPFFRLAPVDGMEAQKMADIILSRFRTRSVALVDDGTIYGRELISTVRQKIEAGGIKPSFVDTFRPGQEQQLSLVRRLVGAGASHVVVGGDRSDVAVMTRDAEADGAQLTFLGGDVMRAADRPVPLADSTLAIALPDYRRLPGAEAAVTVLRDQGVEPEGYVLPAFAAMQVAKAGMAAAQAGGSALLDTLKSMQTETAVGPVEFGADHELRRNPFRLQQWQDDHFELVGPETD, encoded by the coding sequence ATGAAATCTGTTCCGTCCATCGCCGCCATGCTGGGCCTTGCCGCGCTTGCCTCGGGATTGCCGACGGCCGGCGCCGCCCGCGCCGCCGTGATCGGCGTCGTTGCTCCGCAGCAGGGACCTTATGCCGCCCTCGGCGCGCAGATCCTGGCCGGCGCGCGCGCGGCTGGGAACGAAAACGCGGTGGTCAGCATCAACGAGACCTGCGAGGAAGGCCAGGGCCGGACGGTTGCAGAGGCGCTTGCCGCGGCCGGCGCCACGATCGCGGTCGGCTTCTTGTGCGTGGAGACGGTTGCCGATGCCCTGCCGGTCCTGAAGGAGAAAGCCATTCCGGCCATATCCGTCTCGGTGCGGTCCAGGATCCTGATGGAGGATGCGCATCGCTACCAATGGCCGTTTTTCCGCCTCGCGCCGGTGGACGGCATGGAGGCGCAGAAGATGGCCGATATCATCCTGTCGCGGTTCAGGACCCGGTCCGTTGCCCTGGTGGACGACGGGACGATTTACGGCCGCGAACTGATCAGCACGGTGCGCCAGAAGATCGAGGCCGGCGGCATCAAGCCGAGCTTCGTCGATACGTTCCGCCCCGGACAGGAGCAGCAGCTGTCGCTCGTGCGCCGGCTCGTCGGCGCCGGGGCAAGCCATGTCGTGGTCGGCGGCGACCGTTCGGATGTCGCCGTGATGACCAGGGATGCCGAAGCCGACGGCGCGCAGCTGACCTTTCTGGGTGGCGATGTGATGCGCGCCGCCGACCGCCCGGTGCCGCTCGCCGATTCCACCCTCGCCATTGCCCTGCCCGATTACCGGCGCCTGCCGGGGGCAGAGGCGGCGGTCACCGTGCTGCGCGACCAGGGCGTGGAACCGGAAGGCTATGTCCTGCCCGCCTTCGCCGCCATGCAGGTTGCCAAGGCAGGCATGGCCGCGGCGCAAGCGGGCGGCAGCGCTTTGCTCGACACGCTGAAAAGCATGCAGACAGAGACGGCGGTAGGACCCGTAGAGTTCGGCGCCGACCACGAATTGCGCCGCAATCCGTTCCGGCTCCAGCAATGGCAGGACGACCATTTCGAGCTCGTCGGTCCGGAAACCGACTAG
- the rpe gene encoding ribulose-phosphate 3-epimerase: MPSQIRIAPSILAADFSKLGQEVRDVVEAGADWVHLDVMDGHFVPNISFGPDVIKALRPHSQAFFDCHLMIAPADPYLEAFAKAGCDGITVHAEAGPHLHRSLQTIRSLGKKVGVTLNPATPLSVLENVLDDIDLILIMSVNPGFGGQKFIPAMLDKIAAAAAMIGSRPIDLEVDGGITVETIGAATRAGANVFVAGSAIYKGDGVAAYRANIDGLRQAADSRST; encoded by the coding sequence ATGCCGTCGCAGATCCGTATCGCCCCATCCATTCTCGCCGCCGATTTTTCAAAGCTTGGCCAGGAAGTGCGCGATGTCGTGGAAGCCGGCGCCGACTGGGTGCATCTCGACGTGATGGACGGTCATTTCGTCCCCAACATCTCCTTCGGGCCCGATGTCATCAAGGCGCTGCGGCCTCATAGCCAGGCCTTTTTCGACTGCCATCTGATGATTGCGCCGGCGGATCCCTATCTCGAGGCCTTTGCCAAGGCCGGCTGCGACGGAATCACCGTTCATGCCGAAGCTGGCCCGCATCTGCACCGCTCCCTGCAGACCATCCGGTCGCTCGGCAAGAAGGTCGGCGTCACTCTCAATCCGGCAACCCCTCTTTCGGTTCTGGAAAACGTTCTGGACGATATCGACCTCATCTTGATCATGAGCGTCAATCCGGGCTTCGGCGGGCAGAAGTTCATTCCGGCCATGCTGGACAAGATCGCCGCCGCCGCCGCGATGATCGGCAGCCGGCCGATCGATCTGGAGGTCGATGGCGGCATTACGGTGGAGACGATCGGCGCGGCGACGAGGGCCGGTGCCAATGTCTTCGTGGCGGGTTCGGCAATCTACAAGGGAGACGGTGTTGCTGCCTATCGCGCCAATATTGACGGGCTGCGGCAGGCAGCGGACAGCCGGTCGACATAA
- the purB gene encoding adenylosuccinate lyase: MIPRYSRPEMVAIWSPETKFRIWFEIEAYACDALADLGVIPKEAARTIWEKGGAATFDVARIDEIEAVTKHDVIAFLTHLAEFVGPDSRFVHQGMTSSDVLDTTLNIQLVRAADILLSDMDRLLNALKTRAFEHKDTIRIGRSHGIHAEPTTMGLTFARFYAEMDRNRKRLVQARAEIATGAISGAVGTFANIDPRVEDYVCEKLGLVPEPVSTQVIPRDRHAMFFATLGVIASSIENVAIEIRHMQRTEVLEAEEFFSPGQKGSSAMPHKRNPVLTENLTGLARLVRMSVVPALENVALWHERDISHSSVERAIGPDTTVTLDFALNRLAGVIEKLVIYPDNMLKNMNKFRGLVHSQRVLLALTQAGVSREDAYRLVQRNAMRVWEQGKDFLEELLADQEVRAALSEETIREKFDLGYHTKHVDTIFRRVFG; the protein is encoded by the coding sequence ATGATCCCCCGCTATTCCCGGCCTGAAATGGTCGCCATCTGGTCGCCCGAAACCAAATTCCGCATCTGGTTCGAAATCGAGGCCTATGCCTGCGATGCGCTGGCCGATCTCGGCGTCATTCCCAAGGAGGCCGCGCGCACCATCTGGGAGAAAGGCGGAGCGGCGACCTTCGACGTCGCGCGCATCGACGAGATCGAAGCCGTGACCAAGCATGACGTCATCGCCTTCCTGACGCATCTTGCGGAATTTGTCGGCCCCGACTCGCGCTTCGTCCACCAGGGCATGACATCCTCGGACGTGCTGGACACGACCTTGAACATCCAGCTGGTGCGCGCCGCCGATATCCTGCTTTCGGACATGGACCGGCTGCTCAACGCGCTCAAGACCCGGGCATTCGAGCACAAGGACACGATCCGCATCGGGCGCAGCCACGGCATCCATGCCGAGCCGACGACCATGGGGCTCACCTTCGCGCGGTTCTACGCCGAGATGGACCGCAACCGGAAGCGCCTGGTCCAGGCCAGGGCGGAGATCGCCACCGGCGCCATATCGGGTGCCGTCGGCACATTCGCCAATATCGATCCGCGCGTCGAGGACTATGTCTGCGAAAAGCTTGGCCTGGTGCCGGAGCCGGTATCCACCCAGGTGATCCCGCGTGACCGGCACGCCATGTTCTTTGCGACCCTCGGCGTGATCGCCTCCTCGATCGAAAATGTCGCAATCGAGATCCGCCACATGCAGCGCACCGAGGTATTGGAGGCGGAAGAATTCTTCTCGCCCGGCCAGAAGGGCTCCTCCGCCATGCCGCACAAGCGCAATCCGGTGCTGACGGAGAACCTGACGGGACTGGCGCGGCTGGTGCGCATGTCGGTCGTTCCGGCGCTGGAGAACGTCGCGCTCTGGCACGAACGCGATATTTCCCATTCCTCGGTGGAGCGCGCCATCGGTCCCGATACGACCGTCACGCTCGATTTCGCGCTGAACCGGCTGGCAGGGGTGATCGAGAAACTCGTCATCTATCCCGACAACATGCTGAAGAACATGAACAAGTTCCGCGGACTTGTTCATTCACAGCGGGTCCTGCTCGCCCTCACCCAGGCCGGCGTCTCGCGGGAGGATGCCTATCGCCTGGTGCAGCGCAATGCCATGCGGGTCTGGGAACAGGGCAAGGACTTCCTGGAGGAATTGCTGGCGGACCAGGAGGTGCGCGCGGCGCTTTCGGAAGAGACGATCCGCGAGAAATTCGACCTCGGCTATCACACCAAACATGTCGACACGATCTTCCGGCGCGTCTTCGGCTGA
- a CDS encoding tannase/feruloyl esterase family alpha/beta hydrolase, whose amino-acid sequence MIRSLCFGAVASAVLLAPHLVQAAPACGDLAGSGSHPAAIEMTEATQTAATPEIPVEHCLVRGKTPDRTGLDGKTYAIRFELRLPAQWNGRFVHQFNGGNDGAVVPALGPLLGGNKADTALARGYAVVSSDAGHDGKANPDKGLAGGAAFGFDPQARRDYGYAAVATLNPLAEELVETYYGEPIAYSYGIGSSNGGRHGFVAASRTPEMFDGILAGYPGFNLPKASLQHALDVQAWSRVNPDITKAFSREDMQVLAKGILAACDGLDGLQDGIVADADACETAFQPEQLACAAQSDTDCLSKAQIAALVESHQGPVNARGDQLYSGWAWDPGMASNNWRGWKLESQVKAWGRRPIIGVMGAASLAQIFTTPPTAVGGSPEDLQRFLLDFDLETAAGKIFATDARYSPSAAKFMIPPGADRPELKPFRDQGHKMIVFHGNADPVFSVVDTVDWYRKLDENNGGKAGDFVKLYRIPGMPHGAGGPSYDDFDFFSPLVAWVEEGKVPSGVSAGVTPGNKEAEPLKGKRFLYCPYPSVTRASGGGTGEAQFACR is encoded by the coding sequence ATGATACGAAGCCTTTGCTTTGGTGCGGTGGCGTCGGCCGTGCTGCTCGCGCCTCACCTCGTTCAGGCAGCGCCTGCCTGCGGCGATCTCGCGGGATCAGGCAGCCATCCGGCCGCCATAGAGATGACCGAGGCGACGCAGACCGCGGCCACTCCCGAAATCCCCGTGGAGCATTGCCTTGTGCGCGGCAAGACACCGGATCGGACCGGCCTCGACGGCAAGACCTACGCGATCCGGTTTGAACTGCGCCTGCCGGCGCAGTGGAACGGACGTTTCGTGCACCAGTTCAATGGCGGCAATGACGGGGCCGTGGTGCCGGCGCTGGGGCCGCTTCTCGGCGGCAACAAGGCAGATACCGCCCTTGCGCGCGGCTATGCGGTCGTGTCCAGCGATGCGGGCCATGACGGCAAGGCCAATCCCGACAAGGGACTTGCCGGCGGCGCAGCCTTTGGTTTCGATCCGCAGGCGCGCCGCGATTACGGTTATGCCGCGGTTGCCACGCTCAATCCGCTGGCTGAGGAACTGGTGGAAACCTATTATGGCGAGCCGATCGCCTACAGCTATGGGATCGGCAGTTCGAATGGCGGTCGCCACGGCTTTGTCGCGGCAAGCCGCACGCCGGAGATGTTCGACGGTATCCTCGCCGGCTATCCGGGCTTCAACCTGCCGAAAGCGTCGCTGCAGCATGCGCTCGATGTGCAGGCCTGGTCGAGGGTGAACCCGGATATTACCAAGGCCTTCTCGCGAGAGGACATGCAGGTTCTGGCGAAAGGCATTCTCGCCGCCTGCGACGGACTGGATGGGCTGCAGGACGGTATTGTCGCCGATGCCGATGCCTGCGAAACCGCCTTCCAGCCGGAGCAATTGGCCTGCGCCGCCCAAAGCGACACGGATTGCCTGTCAAAGGCCCAGATCGCCGCCCTTGTCGAGAGCCATCAAGGCCCGGTGAATGCCAGGGGCGACCAGCTCTATAGTGGCTGGGCCTGGGATCCCGGAATGGCGTCGAACAATTGGCGCGGCTGGAAACTGGAAAGCCAGGTCAAAGCCTGGGGCAGGCGGCCGATTATCGGCGTCATGGGCGCTGCCTCGCTGGCGCAGATCTTCACCACGCCGCCGACGGCGGTGGGCGGCTCGCCGGAGGATCTGCAGCGTTTCCTGCTGGATTTCGATCTGGAGACCGCGGCCGGCAAGATCTTCGCGACGGATGCTCGATACAGCCCATCCGCCGCCAAGTTCATGATCCCGCCCGGAGCGGACAGACCGGAGCTGAAGCCGTTCCGCGACCAGGGTCACAAGATGATTGTCTTCCACGGCAATGCCGACCCGGTCTTTTCGGTCGTCGACACCGTCGACTGGTATCGCAAGCTCGACGAGAACAATGGCGGCAAGGCCGGCGATTTCGTGAAGCTCTACCGCATTCCCGGCATGCCCCACGGTGCTGGCGGTCCATCCTACGACGATTTCGATTTCTTTTCGCCGCTGGTGGCCTGGGTGGAGGAGGGCAAGGTGCCTTCGGGCGTATCGGCCGGCGTGACGCCCGGCAACAAGGAAGCCGAGCCGCTCAAGGGCAAGCGCTTCCTCTACTGCCCCTATCCGAGCGTTACACGGGCATCGGGCGGCGGCACGGGAGAGGCTCAGTTTGCCTGCCGCTGA
- a CDS encoding alpha/beta hydrolase: MKASDADILIIPGYTNSGPNHWQSRWESKLQTARRVEQAEWSKPVRDDWVARVAEAVNASERPVVLVAHSLGVPTVIHAIPHFRKPVAGAFFVAPPEVDNPGIRPKHLMTFGPYPRDPLPFPSLTIASRNDPFGSYDHADDITSAWGSLLVDAGEAGHINAESGHGPWPEGTMVFAKFLSNLKL, encoded by the coding sequence ATGAAGGCTTCCGACGCAGATATTCTCATCATCCCCGGCTACACCAATTCAGGCCCCAACCATTGGCAGAGCCGCTGGGAATCGAAGTTGCAGACCGCGCGACGGGTCGAGCAGGCCGAATGGTCGAAACCCGTGCGCGACGACTGGGTGGCGCGCGTCGCCGAGGCGGTCAATGCATCGGAACGGCCGGTGGTGCTGGTCGCTCATTCGCTCGGCGTGCCGACGGTCATCCACGCCATCCCGCATTTCCGAAAGCCCGTGGCAGGCGCTTTCTTCGTCGCTCCGCCGGAAGTCGACAATCCCGGCATTCGGCCCAAGCACCTGATGACCTTCGGCCCCTATCCGCGCGATCCGCTGCCCTTTCCCTCGCTCACCATTGCCAGCCGCAACGATCCGTTCGGCTCTTACGATCACGCCGACGATATCACCAGCGCCTGGGGCTCGCTTCTGGTCGATGCCGGCGAGGCCGGGCACATCAATGCGGAATCGGGCCATGGACCCTGGCCGGAAGGCACCATGGTTTTTGCGAAATTCCTTTCCAATCTGAAGCTTTGA
- a CDS encoding bifunctional diguanylate cyclase/phosphodiesterase → MPDAVRADVTLAPAFEIDHLPLATAIVEPESGRFIHANHLFRRQWLSDSATALLSLVDPEDRPQLKAMLTDVSAPVPPQAPQLLRIRDADGGTRFAEAHIRGFAAKDAAEVTLYLVQLLDVTAQKTMLDDVMARESRWNAALVSSVSGVWDHQYATGTKYYSAIWRQIRGMAMDDPLPASRDEWLALLHPDDVAFTLHAIARQEAGDPAFQVFEYRERHKDGHYVWIECRGACIERTAEGAALRVVGTDTDITERKTAQHRAAQTSRRLEMALAISGVGVFEADLVSGEVEWDQRMYEIYGVDPGHDIRVGETWESFLHPDDKAAALASVERNQEHGRCFSDQYRILRRDGQERFVRSCSMIFTDTDGHLKLVGANWDITEDVLMQRELERSKSLAEARNAQLETARVRIEHNAMHDYLTGLPNRRFLDEMLGRYAEDCEESGGSLAVLHLDLDRFKQINDTLGHNTGDGVLRHAASVLRRSVSKDDFVARIGGDEFVVLARFEGSPRRLSQQAERIIKEMRKPFIVEARECRVGASIGVAWTTSDFSDAKQVLLNADIALYRAKNNGRNRHEFFSEDIQQKIASSKRIADEILHGLERREFFPVYQLQFDARTLDVCGAETLARWQHPEHGVLSPDSFIPTAEEIDAMATIDSHILEQALEDFGAWQRSGVCIPKLSVNVSYRRLRDPALGRMLRRMPIQPGTLSFELLESTFLDDCEKSVTASLRRIRALGIELEIDDFGTGHASIVSLMRLSPSALKIDRELIRSLPSSKDQVRLVGAIVDIGKSLGVRVIAEGVETMEHAHILKQIGCDYLQGFALARPMPFAQIAPFIKAQTWRQET, encoded by the coding sequence GTGCCTGATGCAGTTCGAGCCGATGTGACATTGGCACCGGCCTTTGAGATCGACCATTTGCCACTCGCCACCGCGATCGTCGAACCGGAGAGCGGCCGCTTCATCCATGCCAACCACCTCTTTCGCAGGCAGTGGCTGAGCGATAGCGCAACTGCGCTTCTGTCGCTTGTTGATCCCGAGGATCGTCCGCAGCTGAAGGCCATGCTGACGGATGTAAGCGCGCCTGTGCCGCCGCAGGCTCCGCAGCTGCTGCGTATCAGGGACGCCGATGGCGGCACGCGGTTCGCGGAGGCTCATATCCGCGGTTTTGCGGCAAAAGACGCAGCTGAGGTGACGCTCTATCTCGTGCAGCTCCTCGACGTCACCGCTCAGAAGACGATGCTCGACGATGTGATGGCGCGGGAGAGCCGCTGGAACGCGGCCCTCGTCAGCTCCGTTTCCGGCGTCTGGGATCATCAATACGCGACCGGCACGAAGTATTATTCCGCAATCTGGCGCCAGATCCGCGGCATGGCTATGGACGATCCTCTGCCCGCCTCGCGCGACGAATGGCTGGCGCTGCTGCATCCGGATGATGTGGCGTTCACCCTTCACGCGATTGCCAGACAGGAGGCCGGCGATCCGGCTTTCCAGGTCTTCGAATATCGCGAGCGCCACAAGGACGGGCATTACGTCTGGATCGAGTGCCGCGGCGCCTGCATCGAACGCACCGCCGAGGGCGCAGCTTTGCGGGTCGTCGGGACGGATACCGATATCACGGAACGCAAGACCGCACAGCACCGGGCGGCCCAGACCTCCCGGCGTCTGGAAATGGCCCTCGCAATTTCGGGCGTCGGCGTCTTCGAGGCCGATCTCGTCAGCGGCGAGGTCGAGTGGGACCAGCGCATGTACGAGATCTACGGCGTCGATCCCGGCCACGACATCCGCGTCGGCGAAACCTGGGAGAGCTTCCTGCATCCCGACGACAAGGCCGCGGCACTTGCCAGCGTCGAGCGCAACCAGGAACACGGCCGCTGCTTTTCCGACCAGTACCGCATTTTGCGGCGCGACGGACAGGAGCGCTTCGTGCGCAGCTGCTCCATGATCTTCACCGATACGGACGGACACCTGAAACTCGTCGGCGCCAATTGGGACATTACCGAGGACGTCCTGATGCAGCGCGAGCTGGAACGATCGAAATCGCTGGCCGAAGCGCGCAATGCGCAGCTTGAGACGGCGCGGGTTCGCATCGAGCACAATGCCATGCATGATTATCTGACCGGCCTCCCCAACCGGCGTTTCCTGGACGAGATGCTGGGCCGCTATGCCGAGGATTGCGAAGAAAGCGGCGGATCGCTGGCTGTCCTGCATCTGGATCTCGACCGATTCAAGCAGATCAACGACACGCTCGGGCACAATACCGGCGACGGCGTCCTCCGGCATGCCGCATCTGTTCTGCGCCGCTCGGTGAGCAAGGATGATTTCGTCGCCCGCATCGGCGGCGACGAATTCGTCGTCCTCGCGAGGTTCGAAGGCAGCCCCCGGCGCCTCTCGCAGCAGGCGGAGCGCATCATCAAGGAGATGCGCAAACCCTTCATCGTCGAGGCTCGCGAATGCCGCGTCGGCGCCAGCATCGGCGTCGCCTGGACAACCTCGGACTTTTCCGATGCCAAACAGGTGCTGCTGAATGCCGATATCGCCCTGTACCGCGCCAAGAACAATGGTCGAAACCGCCACGAATTCTTCTCGGAAGACATTCAGCAGAAGATCGCCTCCAGCAAGCGCATTGCAGACGAGATCCTTCACGGCCTGGAACGGCGCGAATTCTTCCCCGTCTATCAGTTGCAGTTCGATGCCCGTACGCTCGATGTCTGCGGCGCCGAGACGCTGGCGCGGTGGCAGCATCCCGAGCATGGCGTGCTCAGCCCCGACAGCTTCATTCCCACGGCGGAAGAGATCGACGCCATGGCGACGATCGATTCCCATATTCTGGAGCAGGCGCTCGAGGATTTCGGCGCCTGGCAGCGCAGCGGTGTTTGCATTCCCAAGCTCTCGGTGAATGTCTCCTACCGGCGCCTGCGCGATCCTGCCCTCGGCCGGATGTTGCGGCGCATGCCGATCCAGCCGGGCACGCTCTCTTTCGAGCTGCTGGAATCGACCTTCCTGGATGATTGCGAAAAGAGCGTGACGGCGTCGCTGCGACGCATCCGGGCGCTCGGCATCGAGCTTGAAATCGACGATTTCGGCACGGGCCATGCCTCGATCGTCAGCCTCATGCGTCTGTCGCCCTCGGCACTGAAAATCGACCGCGAACTGATCCGCAGCCTGCCATCGTCAAAGGATCAGGTCCGCCTGGTCGGCGCCATTGTCGATATCGGCAAATCGCTCGGCGTCCGCGTCATCGCGGAAGGGGTCGAGACCATGGAACATGCCCATATCCTCAAGCAGATCGGCTGCGACTATCTGCAGGGTTTTGCGCTGGCAAGGCCGATGCCCTTCGCCCAGATCGCCCCTTTCATAAAGGCGCAGACCTGGCGGCAGGAGACCTGA
- a CDS encoding ATPase inhibitor subunit zeta, which produces MAYLHKKVSGSENLFAYEHSFLFSARYRRNRLIGLWAAEAMGQADPQSYASDICDWSIEHFSDEQLIEKITQDFQTAGKRLDLDELSHRMVLLLNDVTRDMRRA; this is translated from the coding sequence ATGGCTTATTTGCATAAAAAGGTCAGCGGTTCCGAAAACCTCTTCGCCTATGAACATAGTTTCCTGTTTTCCGCCCGTTATCGCCGCAACCGGCTGATCGGCCTTTGGGCAGCCGAGGCAATGGGTCAGGCCGATCCCCAATCCTATGCTTCCGATATTTGCGACTGGTCGATCGAACACTTCAGCGACGAGCAGCTGATCGAGAAGATCACCCAGGATTTCCAAACAGCAGGAAAGCGGCTTGATCTGGATGAACTGTCGCATCGCATGGTTCTGCTGCTGAACGACGTTACCCGCGACATGCGCCGCGCCTGA
- the purC gene encoding phosphoribosylaminoimidazolesuccinocarboxamide synthase has product MNRRRRIYEGKAKILYEGPEPGTLIQFFKDDATAFNKKKHDIIDGKGVLNNRISEYIFTHLNKIGIPTHFIRRLNMREQLIREVEMIPLEVVVRNVAAGSLSDRLGIEEGTVLPRSIIEFYYKSDQLGDPMVSEEHITAFGWANPAELDDIMALAIRVNDFLSGLFLGVGIQLVDFKIECGRLFEGDMMRIILADEISPDSCRLWDIETKEKMDKDRFRRDMGGLLEAYSEVARRLGIINENEPIRGTGPVLVQ; this is encoded by the coding sequence ATGAACCGTCGCCGCCGTATCTACGAAGGCAAGGCCAAGATCCTGTATGAGGGTCCGGAGCCCGGCACGCTGATCCAGTTCTTCAAGGATGACGCGACCGCCTTCAACAAGAAGAAGCACGATATCATCGATGGCAAGGGCGTGCTGAACAACCGGATCTCGGAATATATCTTCACGCACCTGAACAAGATCGGTATCCCGACCCATTTCATCCGACGCCTCAACATGCGCGAGCAGTTGATCCGCGAAGTGGAGATGATCCCGCTTGAAGTGGTGGTGCGCAATGTGGCTGCCGGCTCGCTGTCGGACCGGCTGGGGATCGAGGAAGGCACGGTGCTGCCGCGCTCGATCATCGAATTCTATTACAAGTCCGACCAGCTTGGCGACCCCATGGTCTCCGAGGAGCACATCACGGCTTTCGGCTGGGCCAATCCGGCCGAGCTGGATGACATCATGGCTCTTGCCATCCGCGTCAACGATTTCCTCTCCGGCCTGTTTCTCGGCGTCGGCATCCAGCTCGTCGATTTCAAGATCGAATGTGGCCGGCTCTTCGAGGGCGACATGATGCGCATCATCCTGGCCGACGAGATCTCCCCCGACAGCTGCCGCCTCTGGGATATCGAGACGAAGGAAAAGATGGACAAGGACCGCTTCCGCCGCGACATGGGCGGGCTCCTCGAAGCCTATTCCGAAGTCGCGCGCCGGCTCGGCATCATCAACGAAAACGAACCGATCCGGGGCACCGGCCCGGTTCTCGTCCAATAA
- the purS gene encoding phosphoribosylformylglycinamidine synthase subunit PurS: MIKARVTVTLKNGVLDPQGKAIEGALGSLGFDGVHQVRQGKVFDLELDTADRAKAEEELRAMCEKLLANTVIENYSIALT, translated from the coding sequence GTGATCAAGGCACGCGTAACCGTCACGTTGAAGAACGGCGTTCTGGACCCCCAGGGCAAGGCGATCGAGGGGGCCCTCGGCAGCCTTGGCTTTGATGGCGTCCATCAGGTGCGCCAGGGCAAGGTCTTCGATCTGGAGCTGGACACGGCCGATCGGGCCAAGGCTGAGGAAGAGCTCAGAGCCATGTGCGAAAAGCTTCTGGCCAATACCGTCATCGAGAACTATTCTATAGCCCTCACCTGA
- the purQ gene encoding phosphoribosylformylglycinamidine synthase subunit PurQ, translating to MKSAVLQLPGLNRDRDMIAALTRISGQAPVTVWQTETTIPDVDLIVIPGGFSYGDYLRCGAIAARMPVMQAVREKAEQGVKVLGVCNGFQILVEAGMLPGALMRNSSLRFVCKEVKLEVVNADTDFTRAFEQGQVIRCPVAHHDGNYFVEDDRLKAMQDKGQVVFRYAEGTNPNGSMLDIAGVVNERGNVLGMMPHPENLIEAAHGGTDGRGIFASALDVIAA from the coding sequence ATGAAGTCCGCCGTCCTCCAGCTGCCCGGCCTGAACCGTGACCGCGATATGATCGCCGCCCTCACCCGCATCTCGGGACAGGCGCCGGTGACCGTCTGGCAGACCGAAACCACCATTCCGGACGTCGATCTCATCGTCATCCCCGGCGGTTTTTCCTATGGTGACTATCTGCGCTGCGGCGCCATTGCCGCGCGCATGCCGGTCATGCAGGCGGTGCGCGAAAAGGCGGAACAGGGCGTCAAGGTTCTCGGCGTCTGCAACGGCTTCCAGATCCTGGTTGAGGCCGGCATGCTGCCCGGCGCGCTGATGCGCAATTCCTCACTGCGATTCGTCTGCAAGGAAGTGAAGCTGGAAGTCGTCAATGCCGATACCGACTTCACCCGCGCCTTCGAGCAGGGTCAGGTGATCCGCTGCCCTGTCGCCCATCACGACGGCAATTATTTCGTCGAGGACGATAGGCTGAAGGCGATGCAGGACAAGGGCCAGGTGGTCTTTCGCTATGCCGAAGGCACCAATCCCAATGGTTCAATGCTCGATATTGCCGGTGTCGTCAACGAACGCGGCAATGTGCTCGGCATGATGCCGCATCCGGAAAACCTGATCGAAGCCGCTCATGGCGGAACCGATGGTCGCGGCATCTTTGCCTCGGCGCTCGATGTTATCGCCGCCTGA